In the Deltaproteobacteria bacterium genome, one interval contains:
- a CDS encoding helix-turn-helix transcriptional regulator gives MVRIVSSQHDSPRGRWTYSEWRPSELAGLVELIWETRGTTTEPQDRHYPHGMFELLVNLMGNRYRLLQPRGAGTFTTTWLVGQQLGPIVTAPPDRHHVLGIRLRPAGAYALLAAPLGVVTGLVVELEDLVGPTVRELVERCRDAPSVAARFDLAAAWLAARLTGACPIDPTIAWAAAEIEAHEGSVAIAELRKETGLSKTRLAAAFREQIGVTPKVYARLVRFRLALAMLESGVAPLADVALAAGYYDQPHFNAEFRDFTGQSPRELLVARYPSGVPIVRTDE, from the coding sequence GTGGTGAGGATCGTCAGCTCGCAACACGATTCCCCCCGCGGCCGCTGGACGTACAGCGAATGGCGGCCGTCCGAGCTCGCGGGTCTGGTCGAGCTCATCTGGGAGACCCGCGGCACGACCACCGAGCCGCAGGACCGGCACTACCCGCACGGGATGTTCGAGCTGCTCGTGAATCTCATGGGCAACCGCTACCGGCTCCTCCAGCCCCGGGGCGCGGGGACCTTTACGACCACGTGGCTCGTCGGCCAGCAGCTCGGCCCGATCGTGACGGCGCCGCCGGATCGGCACCACGTGCTCGGCATCCGGCTCCGGCCGGCCGGCGCGTACGCCCTCCTTGCGGCGCCGCTCGGCGTGGTGACGGGGCTCGTCGTCGAGCTCGAGGACCTCGTCGGCCCCACGGTGCGCGAACTCGTCGAGCGGTGCCGCGACGCCCCGTCGGTCGCGGCGCGATTCGACCTCGCGGCGGCATGGCTCGCTGCGCGGCTGACCGGCGCCTGTCCGATCGACCCCACGATCGCGTGGGCTGCGGCCGAGATCGAGGCGCACGAGGGCTCCGTTGCGATCGCGGAGCTTCGCAAGGAGACCGGGCTCTCGAAGACCCGCCTGGCGGCGGCGTTCCGCGAGCAGATCGGCGTCACACCGAAGGTCTATGCGCGGCTCGTCCGCTTCCGGCTGGCGCTCGCCATGCTCGAGAGCGGTGTCGCCCCGCTTGCCGACGTGGCGCTCGCGGCCGGCTACTACGACCAGCCCCACTTCAACGCGGAGTTCCGGGATTTCACGGGCCAGAGCCCGCGGGAGCTCCTGGTCGCGCGCT